From one Nonomuraea polychroma genomic stretch:
- a CDS encoding ABC transporter substrate-binding protein, whose protein sequence is MRRRLAAAAALALLAACSPPPEPARVPAGEAPFIHVQNLDVITEWDPSRSYSNEIIAFQNLYETLTLWNPVTKKAIPRLATSWRASADGRTWTFNLRPGVTFHTGRPLDAAAVKASIERTMASRTGAFYIWDAVSSIRVEDPATVTFALKYPVPLDLVASAGYAAYIYDTKAAPDLTRWFNEGRDAGSGPYTVAKWQKGKEEELTLKAYDKYWGGWDSPHYNTVQYRVVPDADRAWRMLLRGEVSFVERLNPRLFARAKVTPGVRTSERPSFQTAMLLFNTASGPMKDVRVRRAVQKAIDYQGLIKNLKGAGSPASGIIPEGLMGHVPGRVPRQDLAATQRLLRRAGYGPAGRPLRLRLTYGEGDTDWRLLATRLEATLKPLNVRVETSAMPWTAQWEQGRKKGQDIFVMYWWPDYADGYSYFGNVFHSAEPPVFNLTYLKDADLDALLDTVPELTVTDKQAAQRAYEQATKRVLDQRAAAALPWVVNYQRAYQGSIQGYVDNPAYSDVVFVYELRPSG, encoded by the coding sequence TTGCGCCGTCGTCTCGCAGCGGCCGCCGCGCTGGCGCTCCTCGCTGCCTGCTCGCCACCCCCCGAACCAGCGCGGGTCCCGGCCGGCGAGGCGCCGTTCATCCACGTGCAGAACCTCGACGTGATCACGGAGTGGGACCCCAGCCGGTCCTACTCCAACGAGATCATCGCCTTCCAGAATCTCTACGAGACGCTCACGCTCTGGAACCCGGTCACCAAGAAGGCCATCCCCCGCCTTGCCACGTCGTGGCGCGCCTCCGCCGACGGCCGCACCTGGACGTTCAACCTGCGTCCCGGCGTGACCTTCCACACCGGCCGGCCGCTGGACGCGGCCGCGGTCAAGGCGTCGATCGAGCGCACCATGGCCTCCAGGACCGGCGCGTTCTACATCTGGGACGCCGTCTCCTCCATCCGGGTCGAGGACCCGGCGACGGTGACGTTCGCGCTGAAGTATCCCGTGCCCCTCGACCTGGTGGCCTCCGCCGGGTACGCGGCCTACATCTACGACACCAAGGCGGCGCCCGACCTCACGAGGTGGTTCAACGAGGGCAGGGACGCGGGCTCCGGGCCGTACACGGTGGCCAAGTGGCAGAAGGGCAAGGAAGAGGAGCTCACGCTCAAGGCGTACGACAAATACTGGGGCGGCTGGGACAGTCCGCACTACAACACGGTGCAGTACCGGGTCGTGCCGGACGCCGACCGGGCGTGGCGCATGTTGCTGCGCGGTGAGGTGAGTTTCGTCGAGCGGCTCAACCCGCGGCTGTTCGCCAGGGCGAAGGTCACGCCCGGCGTGCGCACGTCGGAGCGGCCGTCGTTCCAGACGGCGATGCTGTTGTTCAACACCGCGAGCGGCCCCATGAAAGACGTGCGGGTACGCCGCGCCGTGCAGAAGGCCATCGACTACCAGGGCCTCATCAAGAACCTGAAGGGCGCCGGCTCACCGGCCAGCGGCATCATCCCCGAGGGCCTGATGGGCCACGTCCCCGGTCGCGTGCCCCGGCAGGACCTGGCCGCCACGCAGCGGCTGCTGCGCCGGGCGGGCTACGGCCCGGCAGGCCGGCCGCTGCGGCTGCGCCTGACGTACGGGGAGGGCGACACCGACTGGCGCCTGCTCGCCACGCGGCTGGAGGCCACGCTGAAGCCGCTCAACGTCAGGGTCGAGACCTCGGCGATGCCCTGGACCGCCCAGTGGGAGCAGGGCAGGAAAAAGGGCCAGGACATCTTCGTCATGTACTGGTGGCCCGACTACGCCGACGGCTACTCCTACTTCGGCAACGTCTTCCACAGCGCGGAGCCGCCCGTCTTCAACCTGACCTACCTCAAGGACGCGGACCTGGACGCGCTGCTCGACACGGTGCCCGAGCTGACCGTGACCGACAAGCAGGCGGCGCAGCGGGCGTACGAGCAGGCCACCAAGCGGGTGCTGGACCAGCGGGCGGCCGCCGCGCTGCCGTGGGTGGTCAACTACCAGCGCGCCTACCAGGGGAGCATCCAGGGCTACGTGGACAACCCGGCCTACTCCGACGTCGTGTTCGTCTACGAGCTACGCCCGTCCGGCTGA
- a CDS encoding nitrate- and nitrite sensing domain-containing protein, with product MRRSRTIRMKIIGLLLVPLTSMVVLWGVITAVTATEGLELREYKTLWTNLRLPAYKLTTEIQRERLVSAQFLRRTGGTSAVTAQRTRTDTARDTFRQLSSTSKDRSEEIRTQVDAVYTQLDRLDAIRGEIDTGLSDRLRTVEAYNGIIDTLFGLHRRVALIDDIPIYEQSRVLIDLSYAKELLTREQAIALGPVTGAERRLFTEIAGNRRFLIDQSLAELDPALRDANAALLASPAYQRMRMMEEQIIAGRTPKDWLGATEGLAKSFSEAQMLASQVLNARAEPVADEVINRAFLLAGTCLALIVLSIAFSLRMGNRLSRELGSLRLAALEVAQERLPHVVAKLRKGEKVDLPELSVASTTAEIDDVGQAFSTVQQTAVEAAVGQAQLSEGVGHVFRNLARRSQTLLHRQRIQLEDMQHRATDPDALEDLFKLDHLTTRMRRHAEGLIILSGATPGRGWSRPVPLLDVARGAAAEVEDYQRVTVEPMPANRLAGPVVGDVIHLIAELIENATVYSPAHTSVIVRGETAARGFVFEVEDRGLGMSVEELAELNERLASPPEFDLADSDRLGLFVVSRLAARHDIRVTLRGSPYGGTTAIVLIPEEHVAEPEEPVRQEPVRPMRVVRSE from the coding sequence ATGCGTCGTAGCCGAACGATCCGCATGAAGATCATCGGCCTACTGCTGGTGCCGCTGACCTCCATGGTGGTGTTGTGGGGGGTCATCACCGCCGTCACCGCTACCGAGGGTTTGGAGCTGCGCGAATATAAGACACTCTGGACGAATCTGCGCCTTCCCGCGTACAAACTGACCACCGAGATCCAGCGTGAGCGTCTCGTCTCAGCCCAGTTCCTGCGGCGAACGGGCGGCACGTCGGCCGTCACGGCGCAGCGCACCCGCACCGACACCGCCAGAGACACGTTCAGGCAACTCTCCAGCACATCCAAAGACCGATCGGAAGAGATCCGCACACAGGTGGACGCGGTGTACACGCAACTCGACAGGCTCGACGCGATCAGAGGAGAGATCGACACGGGCCTGTCCGACCGTCTGCGCACCGTGGAGGCCTACAACGGGATCATCGACACGCTCTTCGGCCTGCACCGGCGGGTCGCGCTCATCGACGACATCCCGATCTACGAGCAGTCCCGCGTGCTCATCGACCTGAGCTACGCCAAGGAGCTGCTGACCAGGGAGCAGGCCATCGCGCTGGGGCCGGTCACGGGCGCGGAGCGCAGGCTGTTCACCGAGATCGCCGGCAACCGGCGTTTCCTCATCGACCAGTCGCTCGCCGAGCTCGATCCGGCCCTGCGCGACGCGAACGCCGCCCTGCTCGCCTCCCCCGCCTACCAGCGGATGCGGATGATGGAAGAGCAGATCATCGCCGGCCGCACGCCCAAGGACTGGCTCGGCGCGACGGAGGGGCTGGCCAAGTCGTTCAGCGAGGCGCAGATGCTGGCCAGCCAGGTGCTGAACGCGCGGGCCGAGCCGGTGGCCGACGAGGTGATCAACAGGGCGTTCTTGCTGGCCGGCACGTGCTTGGCGCTGATCGTGTTGTCGATCGCGTTCTCGCTGCGGATGGGGAACCGGCTGTCGCGGGAGCTGGGCTCGCTCCGGCTGGCCGCGCTGGAGGTGGCCCAGGAACGGCTGCCGCACGTGGTCGCCAAGCTGCGCAAGGGCGAGAAGGTCGACCTGCCGGAGCTGTCGGTGGCGAGCACGACGGCCGAGATCGACGACGTGGGCCAGGCCTTCTCCACCGTCCAGCAGACCGCCGTGGAGGCCGCGGTCGGCCAGGCGCAGCTCAGCGAGGGCGTCGGCCATGTGTTCCGCAACCTGGCCAGGCGCAGCCAGACGCTGCTGCACCGCCAGCGCATCCAGCTGGAGGACATGCAGCACCGGGCCACCGACCCGGACGCCCTCGAGGACCTGTTCAAGCTCGACCACCTCACCACCCGCATGCGCCGCCACGCCGAGGGCCTGATCATCCTGTCCGGCGCCACCCCGGGCCGAGGCTGGAGCCGGCCGGTGCCGCTGCTGGACGTGGCTCGCGGCGCGGCCGCCGAGGTGGAGGACTACCAGCGGGTCACCGTCGAGCCGATGCCGGCCAACCGCCTGGCCGGGCCGGTCGTCGGAGACGTGATCCACCTGATCGCCGAGCTCATCGAGAACGCCACCGTCTACTCCCCCGCGCACACCTCGGTCATCGTGCGCGGCGAGACGGCGGCCCGCGGCTTCGTCTTCGAGGTCGAGGACCGCGGGCTCGGGATGAGCGTAGAGGAGCTGGCCGAACTCAACGAGCGGCTGGCCAGCCCACCGGAGTTCGACCTGGCCGACAGCGACCGGCTCGGCCTTTTCGTCGTCTCCCGCCTGGCCGCCAGGCACGACATCCGCGTGACATTGCGCGGTTCACCATATGGAGGGACCACCGCCATCGTGTTGATCCCGGAAGAGCACGTGGCTGAGCCGGAAGAGCCCGTGCGGCAGGAGCCCGTACGCCCCATGCGGGTGGTGCGAAGTGAGTGA
- a CDS encoding DUF742 domain-containing protein, with product MSDERWLDEDAGPIVPAYLLTRGRTVPASEAIDLIAVIITAGGLTPPAGLGPEHLIILQKCTKPTRLVDVAAELNLPVGVVRVLVGDLHARQLVQVEHPPPAPDAKVLLEVISGLKAL from the coding sequence GTGAGTGACGAGCGCTGGCTGGACGAGGACGCCGGTCCGATCGTCCCCGCCTACCTGCTGACCAGGGGCCGTACCGTGCCCGCGAGCGAGGCCATCGACCTCATCGCGGTGATCATCACGGCCGGCGGCCTGACGCCGCCCGCCGGTCTCGGCCCCGAGCATCTCATCATCTTGCAGAAGTGCACCAAGCCCACCAGGCTGGTGGACGTGGCCGCCGAGCTCAACCTGCCCGTCGGCGTGGTCCGCGTGCTGGTGGGCGACCTGCACGCGCGCCAGCTCGTGCAGGTCGAGCACCCGCCTCCCGCGCCGGACGCGAAGGTGCTGCTCGAGGTGATCAGCGGACTGAAGGCGTTGTGA
- a CDS encoding ABC transporter ATP-binding protein — MLRAERVTLGYGKRAVVHDVSLDVTEGGVGLIGESGSGKTTLARAFLGLLAPMSGAIWYGDQTLKNADMRAFRRDVQPVFQAEALDPRMRIGSSIAEALPRGERARVGQLLEQVGLDATLAARRPHQLSGGQRQRVVIARALAVGPRLLILDEPTSALDVTVQARILDLLAGLDTERLLITHNLAVVERLCRTSHVLFAGRVVESGPTRELLAAPAHPYTKALRDAVPKLGGAPPEAKGRTEAVPAATGCAYRLRCPIAVPECEQAPPLRDVGGGRQAACHLAGDVT; from the coding sequence ATGCTGAGGGCCGAGCGGGTGACGCTCGGGTACGGCAAGCGCGCGGTCGTGCACGACGTGAGCCTGGACGTCACGGAGGGCGGAGTCGGCCTGATCGGGGAGAGCGGCTCCGGCAAGACCACGCTGGCGCGGGCGTTCCTGGGCCTCCTCGCCCCTATGTCCGGGGCCATCTGGTACGGCGACCAGACCCTGAAAAATGCGGACATGCGGGCGTTCCGCAGGGACGTCCAGCCCGTCTTCCAGGCCGAGGCCCTCGACCCCCGGATGCGTATCGGCTCCTCCATAGCCGAGGCACTCCCCAGAGGAGAGCGAGCCAGAGTAGGGCAGTTGCTCGAACAGGTCGGCCTGGACGCGACCCTGGCCGCCCGGCGGCCGCACCAGCTTTCCGGTGGCCAGCGCCAGCGCGTCGTGATCGCCAGGGCCCTGGCCGTCGGCCCCCGCCTGCTCATCCTGGACGAGCCCACCAGCGCACTCGACGTGACGGTCCAGGCCAGGATCCTCGACCTGCTGGCGGGCCTGGACACCGAGCGCCTGCTCATCACCCACAACCTCGCGGTCGTGGAGCGGCTGTGCCGCACCTCCCACGTGCTGTTCGCGGGCCGCGTCGTCGAGTCCGGGCCCACGAGAGAGCTCCTGGCCGCGCCCGCCCACCCGTACACCAAGGCCCTGCGTGACGCGGTGCCCAAGCTGGGAGGCGCCCCGCCCGAGGCCAAGGGGCGGACGGAGGCCGTGCCGGCGGCGACGGGCTGCGCGTACCGGCTGCGCTGCCCGATCGCCGTGCCGGAGTGCGAGCAGGCGCCGCCGCTCAGGGACGTGGGCGGCGGCCGTCAGGCCGCCTGCCACCTCGCCGGGGACGTCACCTAG
- a CDS encoding ABC transporter ATP-binding protein, which produces MIEVRDLRVSYGGRVVADVPELDVGEGECVAIVGESGSGKSTTLLSLLGLTSDAEISGHVMVCGVDVLTAPPRRLREIRGAKAALVMQSPQAALSPATRLGVLMRRTLRLHGRDATEQVMAEAMESVLLDPDLLRRYPHEVSGGQAQRFAIALAIALGAEVILADEPTSALDVTVQAEVVGVLRRLRAERGLALLLVSHDLALVSTIADRVLVMKDGAVVESGPAADVLAAPSHPYTRELLEALP; this is translated from the coding sequence GTGATCGAGGTACGCGACCTTCGCGTCAGTTACGGGGGACGAGTCGTCGCCGACGTTCCCGAGCTGGACGTGGGGGAGGGCGAGTGCGTGGCGATCGTGGGGGAGAGCGGATCCGGCAAGTCGACCACCCTCCTGTCCCTCCTGGGCCTCACCTCGGATGCTGAAATTTCGGGACATGTCATGGTCTGCGGGGTCGACGTGCTGACCGCCCCGCCCCGCCGCCTCCGCGAGATCCGCGGGGCCAAAGCCGCCCTGGTGATGCAGTCGCCACAGGCCGCGCTGAGCCCCGCCACCCGGCTCGGCGTCCTCATGCGCCGCACGCTCAGGCTCCACGGCAGGGACGCCACGGAGCAGGTCATGGCGGAGGCCATGGAGTCCGTGCTGCTCGACCCGGACCTCCTGCGCCGCTACCCGCACGAGGTCTCCGGCGGCCAGGCCCAGCGCTTCGCCATCGCGCTGGCCATCGCCCTGGGCGCCGAGGTGATCCTCGCCGACGAGCCCACGAGCGCCCTCGACGTGACCGTGCAGGCCGAGGTGGTGGGCGTGCTGCGCAGGCTACGGGCCGAGCGGGGCCTGGCGCTGCTGCTCGTCTCCCACGATCTGGCCCTGGTGTCCACGATCGCCGACCGGGTGCTCGTCATGAAGGACGGCGCGGTGGTCGAGTCGGGGCCGGCGGCGGACGTGCTCGCCGCGCCGTCCCATCCGTACACGCGCGAGTTGCTGGAGGCGCTGCCGTGA
- a CDS encoding ABC transporter permease: MTATEAPLRRTLPRIPHRFAAFGAALIVVVVLASILAPWLAPYPDEPNPLELTQPPSGAHWFGTDNVGRDVLTRVLYGGRTSLFIAVAVLAVSAVAGVTLGVVAGYAGGWIRDVIMRVTDVFLAFPALLLSLTLAVVLQPSVNTVVLAIAVTWWPWYTRLSASVAASVATRSYVDAARCLGVPAPLIILRHVVPNSLTPVLVQVSLDAGGVILTSAALSYLGLGAQEPTAEWGLMVQQGQSLFTTKWWVVTFPGLAILVTAFAFNVLGEGLRNALDPRRAVK, encoded by the coding sequence ATGACCGCCACGGAGGCGCCGCTGCGGCGCACGCTTCCCAGGATCCCTCACCGGTTCGCGGCCTTCGGAGCGGCGCTCATCGTGGTCGTCGTGCTGGCGTCGATCCTGGCGCCGTGGCTCGCGCCGTACCCGGACGAGCCGAACCCGCTGGAATTGACGCAGCCGCCGAGCGGCGCGCACTGGTTCGGCACCGACAACGTCGGACGGGACGTGCTCACCCGGGTCCTGTACGGCGGACGCACATCGTTGTTCATCGCCGTCGCCGTGCTGGCCGTCTCGGCGGTGGCCGGGGTGACGCTCGGCGTGGTGGCCGGGTACGCGGGCGGCTGGATCAGGGACGTGATCATGCGGGTCACGGACGTGTTCCTGGCCTTCCCCGCCTTGCTGCTCTCCCTGACCCTGGCGGTCGTGCTGCAGCCCAGCGTTAACACCGTCGTGCTGGCCATCGCCGTGACCTGGTGGCCCTGGTACACACGGTTGTCCGCCTCGGTGGCCGCGTCGGTCGCCACGCGGAGCTACGTGGACGCCGCCCGGTGCCTCGGCGTGCCGGCGCCGCTGATCATCCTCAGGCACGTGGTGCCGAACTCGCTCACCCCCGTCCTGGTCCAGGTCTCGCTGGACGCGGGCGGGGTGATCCTGACCTCGGCGGCGCTGTCGTACCTGGGGCTGGGTGCGCAGGAGCCGACGGCCGAGTGGGGGCTGATGGTGCAGCAGGGCCAGTCGCTCTTCACCACGAAGTGGTGGGTCGTGACCTTCCCCGGGCTGGCGATCCTGGTGACGGCGTTCGCGTTCAACGTGCTCGGCGAGGGGCTCAGGAACGCCCTCGACCCGCGAAGGGCGGTCAAGTGA
- a CDS encoding ABC transporter permease, with the protein MARYLARRLGQALLVVAGVVMLTFAVMRLVPGDPAVAFAGPKATPEQLAAARERFGLDDPIPLQFVNYVRDLFTGDWGTSLRTRQPVRDDLYLAFPASLELVGAALVVAVVVGLPLGVLAARYKMSFPDFGVRFTSMLAVSVPVFWLALTMQLVFASHLGWFPIAGEYDSSLDTTSPLTLWTNITIVDALITGNWPIFTSTLEHLVLPALVVAAYPTGVIAQMARAALIEESGQDHARLERALGFGETSILTKFALRPALSPVLSLIALVFAYSIVNGFLVEAVFNWPGLGRYAAESIKSLDTPAIAGVTLLVALVYTLANLIVDLLQGLVDPRVRAR; encoded by the coding sequence ATGGCGCGCTATCTGGCCCGCCGGCTCGGCCAGGCCCTCCTGGTCGTGGCCGGCGTGGTCATGCTCACGTTCGCCGTCATGCGGCTGGTGCCCGGCGATCCCGCGGTCGCGTTCGCCGGGCCGAAGGCCACGCCCGAGCAGCTCGCCGCGGCGCGGGAGCGGTTCGGGCTCGACGACCCGATCCCGCTGCAGTTCGTGAACTACGTGCGTGATCTGTTCACCGGCGACTGGGGGACCAGCCTGCGGACCCGGCAGCCCGTGCGCGACGACCTGTATCTCGCTTTCCCGGCCTCCCTGGAGCTCGTCGGGGCGGCGCTGGTGGTCGCGGTCGTCGTGGGCCTCCCGCTCGGGGTGCTGGCCGCCCGCTACAAGATGAGCTTTCCGGACTTCGGGGTGCGGTTCACCAGCATGCTCGCGGTCTCCGTGCCGGTCTTCTGGCTGGCCCTGACCATGCAGCTGGTGTTCGCAAGTCACCTGGGCTGGTTCCCCATCGCCGGCGAGTACGACTCCTCCCTCGACACCACCAGCCCCCTCACCCTCTGGACGAACATCACCATCGTCGACGCCCTCATCACCGGCAACTGGCCGATCTTCACGAGCACCCTCGAACACCTGGTGCTGCCCGCCCTCGTCGTGGCCGCCTATCCGACGGGCGTGATAGCACAGATGGCCAGGGCGGCCCTCATCGAGGAGTCCGGGCAGGACCACGCCAGGCTGGAGCGCGCGCTCGGCTTCGGCGAGACGTCGATCCTGACCAAGTTCGCCCTGAGACCGGCGCTGAGCCCGGTCCTGTCGCTCATCGCCCTGGTGTTCGCCTACTCGATCGTGAACGGCTTCCTGGTCGAGGCCGTCTTCAACTGGCCGGGGCTGGGCCGGTACGCCGCCGAGTCGATCAAGTCGCTGGACACCCCTGCCATCGCCGGCGTCACCCTCCTGGTCGCCCTCGTCTACACCCTGGCCAACCTGATCGTGGATCTGCTGCAGGGTCTCGTCGATCCACGGGTGAGGGCACGATGA